CTGGGCGGTATGGATCCCAACGATCCTCATACTGGTCTCCGTCCTCGTCCTTAATCAATATGACTGTATTGTCTCTGAAAAACAGCCCGCCCCTCATAGATTGTTTGTCGTCACTGTATCCAAATTTGCGTGTTATTGCCAAACGGTCATATTCTTTTCCGATTTCAAAGACCATAGTTGTCGATCGACAAAGCATGTTATAAGCTCTGTGATCTGGATTGTTTGGACATATCTTACTTTCAAAGAGATTGATGACACAAACATCCGAAAGAACGCTTCAGATCCTTCCAGAGTGGCTACTGATTCCTGAGAAACTAGCATAGGCAACCTTCACGCACAACTCTAGTTGAAGCATCATACAAAATATCCACACAACGGACTAGCCTATTACAGATGGTGGACAAGGCGAGATTCGAACTCGCGACTTCTGCCTTGCGAAGGCAGCACGCTACCGGGCTGCGTCACTTGCCCATTAGAATTCCCGGGTGAGACACCAATCTGACCAAAGAATATAAACATTTCACTCCCCGTTCCGTACCACGGTGGAAGGAATGTCCAGGATATATCTCGCAGGCCCCCTGTTCTGCACCTCCGAGCTCGAATACAACCTCAAGCTCAGGCTAATCCTGAAAGAAGAGGGCTTCGATCTGGTCCTCCCCCAGGACAACTCCGGATCCATCGATGTCGGAAAAATGTCCGATCAATCATTCGCGAAGGAGACCGCCCTGGACATCTTCTCCGACGACCTGGCACTTCTCGGTTCCTGCGACGCCCTCCTCCTAAACATCGACGGCAGGGTCCCCGACGAAGGGGCCTGCGTCGAACTCGGATACGCCTACGCCAAGGGCATGCCGTGCTTCGGCATCAAAACGGACATCAGGACCGCCGAGTACGGCATCGACAACATGATGATCGTCGGCGCCCTCGGCGGCAACATAGCCCGTTCGGTCCCGGAGCTCGTCAGGATGCTCCGGGACGCGGGCCTCTGAGTTTACTTTCTCCTTACGTGCACGTGGACCCCTGCGGCGGACTCCACGACCACATCCGTACCCACGGGGATGGTCTCGTCCGCCTCCGCGGACCAGGTGTCGGAGCCGATTCTGACCTTCCCCCTCATGTTCCCGGGGGTGACCTCCACCGTGACCTTCCCCTCCCTCCCGGCGAGGGAGTCGGACACCGTGGTGGTGGGCGCCTCGGGGGAGCCCAGCCTGCGGTACACCCAGAAGGTGAATACGGTCACAGGGATCGCGGACACCACCGCGACAGCCGCGGTCACCCAGGAGTAGAGGTCGTCCGGGCATGCCAGGCCGTACGCCCCCACCACCGTGCACACCCCTCCGGGTATCAGGAGGTACGCGCCGGGCATGAGGGCCTCTACGGCCACCAGGACCAGCCCTATCCCCAGGACGGCGAGCGCGGCAAGCACCTCTGCTTCCATGCTCACACCTTCGGCAGCTTCACGGCCTCGGCGATGCCGTCTGACTCGGTGATCTCGGCATCGATGCTCTCCTTGAAGGAGTCGGTCTCCTTCTTCACGTCCTGCGGGGACGGGATGGGTCCCAGGACGTCGTCCGGGTCTCCCACTGCCTGCTTGATGTCGTTGGTATCGGAAATCTGCCTGTCGGGCACGTTCTTCGCCGCTCCGACGTAGTCCGAGATGCCCTCCACTAGACGGGTGACCTCCATGGGGAAGAAGATCTTCGAACTCTCGCCCTGTCCGACGCTCTTCAGCGTCTCCATGGACAGAACGGACAGCGCCTTGGAGTCCATGGCGGCGGCACCCACGCTCATGATCCTGAGCTTCTGGGCGTCTCCCTGCGCCTCGAGGATGATCGCGGTCCTCTTTCCCTCCGCCTTCAGGATGGTGGACTGCCTCTCTCCCTCCGCCTTCAGGATCGCGGACTGCCGCTCTCCCTCGGCCATGAGGATGGCCGCCCTCTTCTGTCCGTCCGCCTCGAGGATGGCGGCGCGCCTCTTCCTCTCCGCGGAGGTCTGCTCCTCCATGGATCCCTTGACCTTGGCGGCGGGGTCGACCTCCTTGATCTCCACGTTCTCGACCCTGACCCCCCACTTGTCGGTGGCTTCATCGAGGGTGTCCCTGAGCTGGACGTTGATGTTCTCCCTGCTGGAGAGGATCTGGTCCAGCTCCATCTGTCCGATGACCGAACGGAGGGTGGTCTGTGCAAGGTTCACCGTCGCCAGCCTGTAGTTGGTGACCTCGAAGAACGCGTTCTTCGGGTCGGTGACCTTGATGTAGATGATGGCGTCCACATTCACAGGGGAGTTGTCCTTGGTGATGACCTCCTGCTTGGGGACGTCCATGACCTCGGTACGGAGGTCCAGCTTCACGACTTCGTTGATCAGGGGGCATACGAAGTTCAGACCGGGGTTCAGCACGCGGATGAACTTTCCCAGCCTGGTGTAGATGCCCTGTTCGTAGGGGTTGACGATCTTGACCCCGCTGAGCACGCAGACCACGAGCAGCACGAGGACGATGATCGCCACGCCGATGAGAATACCGGAATCCATGTCTTACACCTGCTTCCGTATTGTGCTCCGAGGATAAGGAACTATTGAGGTTATCAACAGATATTGTTTTGACAAAGGTTTCAGGGAATCATATGTTCCAGAGGAGACTTGAACTTCGGAATGCTAACTGTACTGCGAAGATTTATCTATCTGTGACCCGTCGTAAAATCCGAGGTGAACGTATGGCAACACAGTCATTCTACGAGGACATGGTCCTGAAGACTCCCGAGGCCGTAAGGA
This is a stretch of genomic DNA from Thermoplasmatales archaeon BRNA1. It encodes these proteins:
- a CDS encoding SPFH domain, Band 7 family protein, translated to MDSGILIGVAIIVLVLLVVCVLSGVKIVNPYEQGIYTRLGKFIRVLNPGLNFVCPLINEVVKLDLRTEVMDVPKQEVITKDNSPVNVDAIIYIKVTDPKNAFFEVTNYRLATVNLAQTTLRSVIGQMELDQILSSRENINVQLRDTLDEATDKWGVRVENVEIKEVDPAAKVKGSMEEQTSAERKRRAAILEADGQKRAAILMAEGERQSAILKAEGERQSTILKAEGKRTAIILEAQGDAQKLRIMSVGAAAMDSKALSVLSMETLKSVGQGESSKIFFPMEVTRLVEGISDYVGAAKNVPDRQISDTNDIKQAVGDPDDVLGPIPSPQDVKKETDSFKESIDAEITESDGIAEAVKLPKV
- a CDS encoding Membrane protein implicated in regulation of membrane protease activity, yielding MEAEVLAALAVLGIGLVLVAVEALMPGAYLLIPGGVCTVVGAYGLACPDDLYSWVTAAVAVVSAIPVTVFTFWVYRRLGSPEAPTTTVSDSLAGREGKVTVEVTPGNMRGKVRIGSDTWSAEADETIPVGTDVVVESAAGVHVHVRRK
- a CDS encoding Nucleoside 2-deoxyribosyltransferase, translating into MSRIYLAGPLFCTSELEYNLKLRLILKEEGFDLVLPQDNSGSIDVGKMSDQSFAKETALDIFSDDLALLGSCDALLLNIDGRVPDEGACVELGYAYAKGMPCFGIKTDIRTAEYGIDNMMIVGALGGNIARSVPELVRMLRDAGL